One region of Enterobacter ludwigii genomic DNA includes:
- the panM gene encoding aspartate 1-decarboxylase autocleavage activator PanM, with product MKLTIVRLVTFSDQDHIDLGKIWPEYSPSSLRVDETHRIYAARFNERLLAAVRVTLSGTEGALDSLRVRDVTRRRGVGQYLIEEVIRENPSVTSWWMADVGVEDRGVMAAFMQALGFTAQENGWEKRQG from the coding sequence ATGAAACTGACAATCGTTCGTCTGGTGACCTTTAGCGACCAGGATCATATCGACCTGGGCAAGATCTGGCCGGAATATTCCCCTTCGTCACTGCGCGTTGACGAGACTCACCGCATTTATGCTGCGCGATTTAATGAACGTTTGCTGGCTGCGGTTCGCGTGACTCTGAGCGGCACCGAAGGGGCGCTGGATTCACTGCGCGTGCGTGACGTCACCCGTCGTCGTGGTGTAGGGCAGTATTTGATTGAAGAAGTGATCCGCGAAAACCCGAGCGTGACCTCCTGGTGGATGGCCGACGTGGGCGTGGAAGACCGTGGCGTGATGGCGGCATTTATGCAGGCGTTAGGGTTTACGGCGCAGGAGAATGGGTGGGAGAAGCGCCAGGGATGA
- the livK gene encoding high-affinity branched-chain amino acid ABC transporter substrate-binding protein LivK, translated as MRRNAKTLLAGMVALSISHAAMAEEIKVAVVGAMSGPVAQWGDMEFNGARQAIKDINAKGGIKGDKLVGVEYDDACDPKQAVAVANKIVNDGIQYVIGHLCSSSTQPASDIYEDEGILMITPGATNPELTQRGYQHIMRTAGLDSSQGPTAAKYILGTVKPQRIAIIHDKQQYGEGLARSVQDGLKKGGANVVFFDGITAGEKDFSALIARLQKENIDFVYYGGYYPEMGQMLRQARSVGLKTQFMGPEGVGNASLSNIAGDAAEGMLVTMPKRYDQDPANKAIVDALKAQKKDPSGPYVWITYAAVQSLATALDRSGSKEPLDLVKDLKAHGANTVIGPLNWDEKGDLKGFEFGVFKWHADGSSSAAK; from the coding sequence ATGAGAAGGAACGCGAAAACGTTACTCGCGGGGATGGTTGCATTGTCGATTTCGCATGCGGCCATGGCGGAAGAGATTAAAGTTGCTGTAGTCGGTGCGATGTCCGGTCCTGTTGCCCAGTGGGGGGATATGGAGTTCAACGGTGCGCGCCAGGCCATCAAAGACATCAACGCCAAAGGTGGTATCAAAGGCGACAAACTGGTCGGTGTGGAATACGACGATGCCTGCGATCCCAAACAGGCCGTTGCGGTCGCCAACAAAATCGTCAACGACGGTATTCAGTATGTGATCGGCCACCTGTGCTCATCCTCCACCCAGCCTGCGTCTGATATCTACGAAGACGAAGGCATTCTGATGATCACCCCAGGTGCGACCAACCCGGAGCTGACCCAACGCGGCTATCAGCACATTATGCGTACCGCGGGTCTGGACTCCTCTCAGGGCCCAACCGCCGCCAAATACATCCTCGGCACCGTTAAGCCACAGCGCATTGCCATTATTCATGACAAACAGCAGTACGGTGAAGGCCTGGCGCGTTCCGTTCAGGACGGCCTGAAAAAAGGCGGCGCGAATGTCGTCTTCTTCGATGGAATTACCGCCGGTGAGAAAGATTTCTCCGCGCTGATCGCCCGTCTGCAAAAAGAGAATATTGATTTCGTTTATTACGGCGGCTACTACCCGGAAATGGGCCAGATGCTCCGCCAGGCGCGTTCGGTAGGGCTGAAAACCCAGTTTATGGGGCCGGAAGGCGTGGGTAACGCCTCCCTGTCAAACATCGCGGGTGATGCCGCCGAAGGCATGCTGGTTACGATGCCAAAACGCTATGACCAGGATCCGGCCAACAAGGCTATCGTTGATGCGCTCAAGGCGCAGAAGAAGGATCCGAGTGGTCCATACGTCTGGATCACCTACGCGGCTGTGCAGTCTCTGGCAACCGCACTGGATCGCTCCGGCAGCAAAGAACCGCTGGATCTGGTGAAAGATTTAAAAGCACACGGGGCGAACACCGTGATTGGGCCGCTGAACTGGGATGAGAAAGGCGATCTGAAGGGATTTGAGTTTGGTGTCTTTAAGTGGCACGCCGACGGTTCATCCTCGGCCGCCAAATAA
- the livJ gene encoding branched chain amino acid ABC transporter substrate-binding protein LivJ: MNMKGKALLAGCIALAFSTMAQADIKVAVVGAMSGPVAQYGDQEFTGAEQAVADINAKGGIKGEKLQIVKYDDACDPKQAVAVANKVVNDGIKYVIGHLCSSSTQPASDIYEDEGILMITPAATAPELTSRGYKLTLRTTGLDSDQGPTAAKYIVEKVKPKRIAIVHDKQQYGEGLARSVQDNLKKANADVVFFDGITAGEKDFSTLVARLKKENIDFVYYGGYHPEMGQILRQARAAGLKTQFMGPEGVANVSLSNIAGESAEGLLVTKPKNYDQVPANKPIVDAIKAKKQDPSGAFVWTTYAALQSLQAGLNQSADPAEIATWLKANTVETVMGPLSWDEKGDLKGFEFGVFDWHANGTATDAK, translated from the coding sequence ATGAACATGAAGGGTAAAGCGTTACTGGCAGGATGTATCGCGTTGGCATTTAGCACGATGGCACAGGCAGATATTAAAGTGGCTGTCGTAGGAGCGATGTCCGGTCCGGTAGCACAGTATGGTGACCAGGAATTTACTGGCGCAGAACAGGCGGTTGCAGACATTAATGCCAAGGGCGGTATTAAGGGCGAAAAACTGCAGATCGTAAAATATGATGATGCCTGTGACCCGAAACAAGCGGTCGCGGTCGCGAACAAAGTGGTGAACGACGGGATCAAATACGTTATCGGTCACCTGTGCTCTTCCTCTACTCAGCCAGCGTCTGACATCTACGAAGACGAAGGCATTCTGATGATCACCCCGGCTGCAACCGCACCGGAACTGACCTCGCGCGGCTACAAGCTGACCCTGCGCACCACCGGCCTGGACTCTGACCAGGGCCCAACTGCGGCGAAATACATCGTTGAAAAAGTGAAGCCGAAGCGCATCGCTATCGTTCATGACAAGCAGCAGTACGGTGAAGGTCTGGCGCGTTCCGTCCAGGACAACCTGAAGAAAGCGAATGCTGACGTGGTGTTCTTCGACGGTATTACTGCCGGTGAGAAAGACTTCTCCACCCTGGTGGCGCGTCTGAAGAAAGAGAATATTGATTTTGTGTACTACGGTGGTTACCACCCGGAAATGGGCCAGATCCTGCGTCAGGCGCGTGCCGCAGGCCTGAAAACCCAGTTCATGGGCCCGGAAGGGGTGGCGAACGTTTCCCTGTCTAACATTGCGGGTGAATCCGCTGAAGGCCTGCTGGTGACCAAACCGAAGAACTACGACCAGGTTCCGGCGAACAAACCAATCGTAGATGCCATCAAGGCGAAGAAACAGGATCCAAGCGGTGCGTTCGTCTGGACCACCTACGCTGCGCTGCAGTCGCTGCAGGCGGGCCTGAACCAATCAGCCGATCCGGCAGAGATTGCCACCTGGCTGAAAGCGAATACTGTTGAGACCGTGATGGGGCCACTCTCCTGGGATGAGAAGGGCGACCTGAAGGGCTTCGAGTTCGGCGTGTTTGACTGGCACGCGAATGGCACGGCGACAGACGCCAAATAA